In Rhodococcus pseudokoreensis, the DNA window GCACGATCGAACCGGACGCGATCAGGCAGTGGTCGCCGATCGTCGATCCCTCGATGTGCGCCGCGTGGCCGACGACGCATCCCGAGCCGATGACGGTGGGATCGAACACCGTGCAGTGGATCACGGTGCCGTCCTGGATGTTGGTGTCGGCGCCGACGGTGATGGTGCCGTAGTCGGCGCGGAGCACGGCCTGCGGCCACACCGAGGTTCCCGCCGCCAGGGTCACGTTTCCGATCACCACGGCGTCGGGGTGGACGTAGGCGTCCGGATG includes these proteins:
- a CDS encoding gamma carbonic anhydrase family protein, which codes for MAIYALGDREPDIHPDAYVHPDAVVIGNVTLAAGTSVWPQAVLRADYGTITVGADTNIQDGTVIHCTVFDPTVIGSGCVVGHAAHIEGSTIGDHCLIASGSIVLNGSVIGEGSIVGAGAVVPFKFEVPPRSMALGVPAKIRQNYEVPEGHLDRNVKMYAANAAYYRESLRRLD